A window of Solanum stenotomum isolate F172 chromosome 3, ASM1918654v1, whole genome shotgun sequence contains these coding sequences:
- the LOC125858968 gene encoding uncharacterized protein LOC125858968, with product MPTRDGAPVENAPRENIEAENEENVGQEEEDWLVLEFTVQATQASANPPIAIIVPKYVPRTLRDRKKDELMAFEQGGMYVAAYEAKFHDLSRYATQFVTTEKERIRLFFKRLNFELQGSYTKGSGKPTLAAQPIQSAMPASTEPVHMRRDFSHPRMLDSVQQQTRVVVPTGNSNNGRGRPQGGRRGNQRCRGGRGNGNAGRGTKQPGREVAHQDGRAQCYAFHGKNEEESSDAVIIEIPGRKKLEWEGVYKSKPTKIISSIRARKLVGQGYLAYLAHIRDVEVEYPFIEPIPVVSEFREVFPTDFHGMPQDRDIDFYIDSEPGTRPISIPPYCMAPAELRELKAQIQELLDKGFIHPSVSPWGAPVMFVKKKNGSMKMYIDYRQLNRVTIRNKFPLPRIDDLFYQL from the exons ATGCCTACTAGGGATGGAGCACCAGTTGAGAATGCTCCCAGAGAGAATATAGAGgctgagaatgaggagaatgttggacaagaggaagag GATTGGTTAGTCCTGGAGTTCAcagttcaagcaactcaagcttcCGCCAATCCCCCTATTGCTATTATTGTCCCCAAG TATGTCCCCCGAACCTTGAGAGATCGTAAGAAAGATGAGTTAATGGCTTttgagcaaggtggtatgtatGTGGCCGCTTATGAGGCTAAATTCCATgatttgtctagatatgctacgcaatttGTGACTACTGAGAAAGAGAGGATCCGTCTATTTTTTAAGAGACTGAATTTTGAGTTACAG GGTTCTTACACCAAAGGTTCAGGGAAGCCGACACTTGCAGCCCAGCCAATTCAGTCTGCAATGCCCGcttctacag aacctgtacatatgaggagagattttTCTCACCCACGTATGTTGGATTCCGTGCAGCAGCAGACTAGAGTAGTGGTACCCACGGGAAAtagtaataatggtcgagggcgtccacaaggtgggcgaagAGGAAATCAGCGATGCCGTGGAGgtaggggaaatggtaatgcaggcagaGGTACAAAGCAGCCAGGCAGGGAAGTCGCCCATCAAGATGGcagggctcagtgttatgcctttcaTGGAAAGAACGAGGAAGAGTCTTCTGACGCAGTGATCATAG AGATTCCGGGTAGgaaaaagttagagtgggaaggggtgtacaagtctAAGCcaactaagatcatatcctccattcgggctagaaAACTGGTGGGACAGGGTTATTTGGCGTATTTAGCTCATATTCgagatgttgaggttgagtatCCCTTTATTGAGCCTATTCCTGTGGtttcagaatttagagaagtgtttcctacagATTTTCATGGTATGCCTCaagatagagatatagatttctacATTGATTCGGAACCTGGTACCcgccccatttccatccctccgTATTGTATGGCTCCGGCAGagttaagagagcttaaggctcaaatccaagagcttcttgataaaggattcATTCATCCTAGTGtttcaccatggggtgctcctgtaatgtttgttaagaaaaagaatGGTAGTATGAAGATGTATATAgattaccgacaattgaatagggtcaccattcgaaacAAGTTCCCATTGCCTCGGATAGATGACCTTTTTTACCAATTGTAA